A region of the Agrobacterium sp. RAC06 genome:
TCTGCCGTGGGTGTAGGAATATTGACAGGATCTGTCCCTAGTACGAGAGGACCGGGATGGACATATCTCTGGTGGACCTGTTGTCCTGCCAAGGGCATAGCAGGGTAGCTATATATGGAAGGGATAACCGCTGAAGGCATCTAAGCGGGAAACCCACCTGAAAACGAGTATTCCCTATCAGAGCCGTGGAAGACGACCACGTTGATAGGACGGGTGTGGAAGTGCAGTAATGCATGAAGCTTACCGTTACTAATAGCTCGATTGGCTTGATCGTTCTCATTGACCATGCTCATCGGCCCGGACAAAACCGGGCGATGATGCCAAATACGTGTTCAAAAAGACAAACAGGTAATCCCTGTACCAGCTTCTCAACAACATTGCCCTTAGCCGACCTGGTGGTCATGGCGGGGTGGCTGCACCCGTTCCCATTCCGAACACGGCCGTGAAACGCCCCAGCGCCAATGGTACTTCGTCTCAAGACGCGGGAGAGTAGGTCGCTGCCAGGTCTGCTAAAGGCAATGTTGTCAGGTTTTGTAAAAGCAAATACCTCAGGTTTTGCATCGCAAATACACCAATCTTCTCAACACAAAATCGGCCCAAGCCGAAAACATCGGGCCGCATAAAGCGGCCCTTTTTGCTTGGTAAGAACTCTCAAGCGCAACAATCATAGTTGCGCTCTTGGCGCGGGGTGGAGCAGCCCGGTAGCTCGTCAGGCTCATAACCTGAAGGCCGCAGGTTCAAATCCTGCCCCCGCAACCAGTTTGGTCACTTATCTCTCAGATCGGACAGATCAAACGTCTTACCGCCTCCATGCTATGGGGGCGGTTTCTGGCGTTTAGACTGTCATCCCGAAATCAGATGCGTGAGCTGCGATTTCGTTTCGGCAGGCCCCTGAACATCTGGGGTAGTCGAACCGCGCTTTCGAATTTTGTGATGGTCGATGCACGTTTCAGAGATCTATGACGAGGCACAAGAAACTCTGGGTGGACACGTTTGAGGTCGGACCGGACTGTGCAGATGATCGCCTTTAGGTGATCTCCCTGGGATCCAGTTCTTCAGGTCCCACCCTCTCGCGTGGCGCAGTCGGGAAACCGTCGTCTCTCCTCAATTGGTCTGAACCGCATGGATAACCTCACGGAACCGGCAAGCCAAAGGGTCGTCGGTTTTAGCGACGGCGCCATTTCCCAAGTGGGTGGACGGGGCGCCGTGTTCGACAGAAATCCCTGCGCTGAAAGCGTCGCCACGCATTTTGGCCAGACGACGCGGCTAGCGGGTCCGATCCTGATGGGCCATCTCTCGAACTTCGCCATGACGACGACGACTTTGCTTCTCTTCGGCTGGCTGGGCAGTGCCTCCCTCGCCGCGGCAGGTCTAGCGATCCGTGTGGCTGTCAGCACGAATATTCTGGCGGGAATCCTTCTTGTCGCCGGCGTCGCCGCCTCCGGCGCCAATGGCGGACGGGACGCCAAGCGCGTTTCCGGTTTCTACTGGAACGGTCTCTATCTGGCGCTGGCACTGTCGGTCCTGTCCTTCGCGTGGATGACCGTAGCGCCCGGCCTGCTTGCCGTGCTCGGCCAACCTCCAGAGGTCGTGGCCGAAGCCGAAAGGATACTTCACGTCTTGCGTTGGGGCGAACCGGCAAATCTTCTGCGTCTCGGGTTGATGCGCACCATGCTTCCAGCGCTAGGCATGACGTGGATCCTGTATGCGCTCACGCCTCTCTCCCTCGTGCTCTATGTCGTCGCGGGGTTTGGTCTCGTTTTTGGCTTTTCTGGTCTGCCGCCAATGGGTGCAATCGGAATTCCCGTCGCTCTGGTCGGCGTGACGTGGCTGACGGCGCTGGTCATGCTGGCCGCCGTTCATTGCGGGCGCAGTCGTTCTCTCATTCCCTTCACACGGATCCGACTGTCGCTATTGCGGGAGCTTATCCGGGCTGGCCTGCCGATCGGGACTTTGCAGGGCGTCGACGGGATCTTCTTCCTTATCGCGACAGTCGTGGTTGGCCAGTTCGGAGCTGCTGCGCTTGCCGCACACCAGATCGCGTTGAATTTCGGCACAATCGCCTATTCGCTGGCGGTTTCATTTGGTGACGCCGCAGCATTGCGGATCAGCTATCGGCGAGGTGCACTGGCCTTCCAGGACGCGCGGGTGGCCGGCTTCGTCGGCGTCACCATGGGCACTGTCTCGATGGCCGCTGCGGCTCTGGTCGTCCTCGCCTTCCCGAACGTCTTTATCGGCCTGTTCATTGACATCAATGATCCGGGCAATGCCGCAACGCTGGCAGCGTCGCAGTCACTGGTGCTCTTTGCCAGTCTCTTCATCTTCGCCGACGGCGTTTACGGTACCGGGATGGGCGTGCTGCGGGGGCTTGGAGATAACCGCTATGCGATGTTGGTCGTGATCATCGCCTATTGGGGAATTGGGCTCCCTGTCGGCGCTGCTTATCACCTACTCGTCGGGTTCGGTATTGAAGAGGTCTGGCTGGGGCTTGCGACTCTGCAGGGGTTTATTGGACTGGTTCTCATACAGCGCTATGCCAAGGTCACACGGCAGGATCCAATATGAGCAAACAGGAACTGGGCTCTGGGAGAACCTCGCTGCATCACAGTGAAGCGTGCAGCGGTCCGGGACAATTGCCGTCCCTTGATGCGTCGGATCTTGCCAGCGTGACGGCTGCGGCAATGCCGATCGTCACCGGACACGAGCCGGTTGCGGCTATCCCGCGCTTTGCGCTTCCGTTGTATAGGCCGATCAACCGTCTCGCTGTGCTGCACAGCCAGGGTAGGCAGAAATGGATCGCCGTGCCTGACAACATGCGCGGCTCAATTCTCTTCATACTGTCGGTCGTGATGTTTTGCATCATGATGGTGGCCATCAAGAAAATTGGTGACGGGTTGCCGCTTCCACAGATATTGCTGATCCGGCAGGTGATCCTGACCATGATACTTCTGCCGCTGTTGCTCGGCGATCTCTCGCGCGCGCTCAGCACCCAATACCTGGGAAGACACATCGTACGAGGGCTCGTCTGCCTTGGCTCGCAGTACACCTATTTTCTGGCGCTTCTGTATCTGCCACTCGCAGACATGACGGCGCTCGGCTTCAGTCAGGTCATTTTCATGACCATTGCCGCCGTCGTTATTCTCAAGGAGAAGGTGGGCTGGCGACGGTGGCTGGCAACGATGGTCGGCTTCGCCGGTGTCCTTATTATGCTGAGACCGTCTGGCGGGACCGTCGACGTCTATAGTCTGGTCGCAGTCTTGAGCGCGCTGCTTTTGTGCGGCGTCACCGTATCGATCCGGTTGATGGCACGCACCGAGTCGACGGAAACCGTCATGCTCTACCAGTCTTTCGTGCTCTGCGCGGCCTATGCGGTGCCGACCTTTCTGTGGTGGCAGTGGCCAACCAGGGAAGAATGGGTCCTCTTGGCTGTGATCGGCATAGTCGGGACGCTGGGACAGTATCTCTTCACACTTGCATTCCGGGTGGCGGAGGCTTCAGCGCTGGCGCCTCTGGAATTCACCCGGCTCCTGATTGCTATCATCCTCGGCTTTTTGGTCTTCAGCGAAATACCCGAGATGTCGACCATGCTGGGTGCGGTGATCGTCATGGGCTCAACGATCTACACGGTTCGACGAAATTCGCGGCCCGAAAACGCAGATCGAGCGAACGCGTTGAACCGATCAGGCCCGTAGGAACAGGACGCTTGTCAGGACGCGACCATAGCCAGCTTGCTGGTCATCGGAATGCTTTCCATATGGGTGTCGATGAGACAATCGACGAACCGGCGCGCAAGCTTGAATTCGCTGGAACTTGGCCCCGTCACCGCCGCGATGGCATGCACCCGTCGGGTGAGATCCTGGCGCAGCACCCGCAGCCGGCCCGTTTCGACATGCGGTTGAGCAACGTGGTCGGGCAGATAGCCGATATTGCGGCCCGACAGGATCAGCGTCATATGCGCATGTGCGCCGTATCCAATATCTCCACGGGTTGCTGCATTCCGGATCCGTTCGGGATGGAAGTGTTCGAGATGGCCGCGATTGGCATAGACAGCACTTTCGATCTGCTGCAGCGTGATGTCGGAATCGCGAATGTGGAACAGCGGATGCGCCCGGCCGCAATAGATCGCCGCCGTTTCCGGAAACAACGGTTCGAATGTCAGTTGGCTGAAGTGGTCGTCGGTCAGGCCGATGCCGACGTGAATGAGGCCGTCGGCCACATGACCTGTCATCTGAAATCCCAGCATGACTTCCAGCTTGAAGCGCGCATTGGGGTAGTACTCGGCCAGCCGGCTGATGGCTTCCGCAATGCGCGAACGCGGATTGTCGACGATGTGGTCCTGGACTCCGATGATCAGTTCATGTCCGGCACTGTCATTGAGATTGGACGCCCGCTGCTTGAAGTTCTCCACCGAGGCGAACAACTCCTTTGCCGCCTGATAGACGACCTCGCCCTCATGATAGAGCTTGAAGCCTTTCGGGCCGCGCTGGCAGAGCCGAACGCCGAGGCGAATTTCCAGCGATTTCAGATATTCGCTCAGCATGGATTGCGAGAGGTTCAATACCGACTGGGCAGCCGTAAAACTACCCTCCTCGACGATCGTGCAGAAGCATCGCAGCAACTTGAGGTCTACATCATAGATCTGGGACAAATTGGACATTGTAAACCAGTTCTGACTGTTTGAGCCGCCCTATTAAGTTCCTCAGCAAAGATTGTGCCAACACAAGAAACGCATTTGCGATCTTTGATAAAAGTCAACTTTTCAAGGGCTTGGAATCCGTCGCACTCAGGGGCAACGCCAACGAGCCGTTGCCGGACATGCGCGAACTGCTCATGTAAATGGCATGGCTTGACCCGAATGGTGCGCCGCAACACTTTCTGGGCGCGGAATGACAGCTTGCGCAGCTTTTTCACTAAGACGTAAAGTTGCAGATGTTCTAGGGGAGTCCCTCCCGACACAAGCAAGATACTATGATTGCAGGGAAACGGCCTGTTCGAAAAGCATCCATCCTGACCAATCAAAGCATCGAGCTTTGCCGATGGTCACTCATGCTGCACTGCGATTAACGTTCCTTCACCCCCCTTTACCTGCGGGCCGTTCTACGGCTGCGGCAGGTACGATGGATGCAAGGACACAGCGTAAAATGCCCAAGAGCTTTCACCTCGCCTGGTTCATGAATTTCTCCGTGGATGACTGGAATGCTCCCTTCTCTGCCGGTGGGAAACCCTGGGACGGAAACTTCTATGTCGACATGGCGAAGGCCATGGAGCGTGCCTGTTTCGACTATATCATGCTTGAAGACACATTGATGATTTCGGAGGCCTATGGCCACAGCATGGAGGTCTACCTCAAGCATGCTCTGATGGGGCCGAAGAGTGATCCCATGCCGCTTGCGGCACTGATCGCCAGCAAGACAAGCAATCTCGGCGTTGTCGCTACAATGTCGACCATGGCCTATCCGCCCTTCATGCTCGCCCGCCTCTGTGCGACGGTCGACAGCATCTCCGGCGGGCGGTTCGGGTGGAATATCGTGACCAGCGGCGAAAATCTCGCCGCCCAGAACTTCGGCATGGACGAACTGCCCCCCCGCCAGGACCGCTATGACATGGCGGATGAATATGTCGAACTCTGCAAGCAGCTGTGGGGCAGCTGGGACCAGGATGCCGTCGTGCTCGACCGTGAGACCGGCACCTATGCCGACTTCCGCAAGGTCAGACCCCTCAATTTCGTTGGCAAATACTATAAATGCCGCGGGCCGCTGAATTGCGTGCCCGGCCCGCAGGGTCGTCCGACCTTCGTGCAGGCAGGGGGATCGCCACGTGGTCGCCAGTTCGCGGCGATGACCGCCGACAGCATTATTGCAGCCGCATCCGGGATCGAAGCGATGAAGGAATATCGCGATGATATTCGCGCTCGTGCGGCAGCCGGCGGGCGTGATCCGGACGAGGTGAAGGTGTTCTTCATCGTCACCCCCGTCTTGGCGGAGACCGAAGCCGCTGCCAAGGCCAAGCTCGACGACTATGTCAGTTCGCCCGAATATCAGGTGAAGACGCTGGCCTCCATCAGCTCGGTCACCGATATCGACTTTTCGCAATTCGAGCTTGACGAGGAACTGCCCCGGCTGACCACCAATGGCGAGCAGGGCTCACTCGACGCCTTTGCGCAATGGGGCCGCGGCAAAACGCTGCGGCAGCTGATCAGCGATAGGGCGACGCGCGGTCTCGACGGCGTCGTGGGCACGCCCGACCAGGTGGCCAAACGGCTGGGCGAGGTGATGGAGGCCGTCGGCGGTGATGGTTTCCTGATCAGTTCGCCCTTCCAGAAAGTCAGCCGCCAGTATGTCACCGAGATTTGTGAAGGCCTCGTGCCGGCCCTGCAGCGCCGTGGCCTGACCCGCACGGCATACACAAAGCCGACGCTGCGCGAGACCCTTCGCGAGTTCTAGGAACCCGCGCCGGGAGTGAATGACCGATCTGCATCAGACAAGAGGACATCAGACATGCCAAAGCGCTTTCACCTCGGTTGGTTCATGAACTTCGCCGTCAGCGAGTGGAACCATCCCTTTGGCGCCGGCGGGCGGCCATGGGACGGGAACTTCTACATCGACATGGCAAAGGCCATGGAGCGCGCCTGCTTCGACTATATCATGCTCGAAGACACCCTGATGATTTCGGAAGCCTATGGCCACAGCACCGAGGTCTATCTGAAGCATGCGATCATGGGCCCGAAGGCGGATCCCGCACCGATGGCTGCCTTGATCGGCGCCAACACGAAGCATCTCGGCGTCGTCGCGACCATGTCGACCATGGCCTATCCACCTTTCATGCTCGCTCGCCTGTGTTCGACACTCGACAGCATTTCCGGCGGACGTTTTGGTTGGAATATTGTGACCAGCGGCGAGAATCTCGCCGCCCAGAACTTCGGCATGGATGAATTGCCGCCCCGTCAGGACCGCTATGACATGGCGGACGAATATGTCGAACTCTGCAAGCAGCTGTGGGGCAGCTGGGACCAGGATGCCGTCGTGCTCGATCGTGAGACCGGAACCTATGCCGACTTCAGCAAGGTGCGGCCGATAAAATTTGTCGGCAAGTATTACAAGTGCCGCGGGCCGTTGAACTGCGTGCCTGGCCCGCAGGGGCGTCCGACCTTCGTACAGGCGGGGGGCTCGCCGCGCGGTCGCCAGTTTGCGGCCATGACCGCCGACAGCATCATTGCGCCCTCTTCAGGTGTGGATGGCATCAAGGCTTATCGGGACGATGTCCGAGCAAGGGCACAAGCCGGCGGACGCGATCCGGATGAGATCAAGGTCCTGTTCGTCATTGCTCCCGTGCTTGGAGAAACAGAAGCCGAAGCGCATGCAAAGTTTGAGCGGATATCGGCGCATCCCGATTACATCGAGAAAGTCCTCGCCTCGATTAGCTCGATCACCGATATCGACTTCTCGCAGTTCGATCTCGACGCTGAACTGCCGCACCTGACCACCAATGGCGAACAGGGGTCACTCGATGCCTTTGCGCAATGGGGCAGCGGCAAGACTTTGCGCCAGATCTGCATGGAGCAGGTATCGCGCGGAATCGACGGACTCGTCGGTACGCCCGATCAGGTTGCCGACCGTCTCGGGGAGATCATGGAGGAGGTGGGAGGCGACGGCTTCCTCATCACGCGCCCCTTCACGACGACGATCAGCCGCCAATACATCCTCGAAATCTGCGAGGGCCTCGTACCAGCGCTGCAGCGCCGGGGTCTAACCCGGACCGAATACACCAAGTCAACCCTGCGCGAAACGCTGCGAGAATTCTGATCACCTTTTGAGGCCGCGACCAGGTGGCAACATCCGAAAAGAGGTCCCCGATGACACAAGCAATCAATGAGATCATCCCTCCGACGACAGAACCAGATGGTGCTTTGACATTGCGGCTTCCCGTCGAAGCTCAGGACTACCGGAACGCGATGGCCAAGCTTGCGGCGGCAGTGAACATCATCACCAGCACGGGCGAGAACGGTTGGTGTGGCTTTACCGCCTCGGCGGTGTCGAGCGTCACGGACAGCCCGCCGACACTGCTCGTTTGCATCAAGCGCACCGTCCAGGCACACGGGACGATTGCTGCATCGGGCGTCCTTTGCGTCAATACGGTCGCCGGACCGCAGGAGGAACTGGCGATGACCTTTGCAGGATCGGGCGGCAACAAGGATATGGCGCAGCGTTTCGCAGGCGGAGACTGGACCCAGCTCGTCACCGGCGCGCCTGTATTGACCGGTGCCATCGTCAATTTCGATTGTCGCGTGACCAGCGTCAGTACAATCGGCACGCATGATGTCTTCTTTTGCGAGGTTCTGGCCGTGGCCGGCCAGGACACTGTGGAAAGTGGGGCTCTCATCTATTTCGATCGGAAATTCCACGCCGTCGCCTGAATGTGGTCCGGCGTAGCTTCAAGCAAATGGCATGGCGAACGATAGGAGACAGCAGTGAACATCATGACCCCGGAATTCCAGAGGACGAAGACGCGACCGGATGGGACAGTCGCGAGTGCTGCGGAGATCATAGAGGAGGCGCGGCAGGGGCGGATGTTCATTCTCGTCGATGACGAGGATAGAGAAAACGAAGGTGACATTATCATCCCCGCATGTTTCGCCGACGCCGATGTCATCAACTTCATGGCGCGGAACGCCTGCGGCCTGATCTGCCTCGCCATCACGCGGGAACGCGCAGAAGCACTGGCATTGCCACCTATGGCTCCTGTTACTACCGCACCGTTGAAGACTGCATTCACCGTTTCTATCGAAGCCCGTCAGGGTGTGACTACAGGGATTTCATCACATGACAGAGCACACACCATCGCAGTCGCGATCGATCCCGAGGCTGGGCCGTCAGATTTGGTGATGCCAGGCCATGTCTTTCCGATTGTTGCCCGCGATGGAGGGACGATCACGAGACCGGGTCACACCGAAGCGGCGGTGGATGTGGCCCGTCTCGCCGGACTGCCGCCGTCCGGCGTCATCTGCGAGGTCATGAACGAGGACGGGACCATGGCGCGCCTACCGGACCTGATGACCTTTGCCAGGCGTCATGGAATGAAGGTCGGAACCATTGCCGATCTCATCGCCCACCGCTTCGCCATCGGCGATCATCCCTTCCCAGATGCAGGCGCGGCCACCTGTCATGCTGCAATGCGTTGACATCGCTGGCACCTCCACCAGGAGGATTCCACTTTCCGTCCTAGATCAATCGCTGGTCTCCGCCGGACATGTGCCGGCGCAGGCAATTCGTGACAGCGTCACGCTTGCCCGCGCCTGCGAAGGTTTCGGCTATCACCGCTATTGGGTTTCGGAGCATCACGGCAATGCGGCCATGGCCGGATCCGCGCCCGAAGTCCTTTTGGGTGCACTTGCCATGGCGACGCGCACGATGAGGATCGGTAGTGCTGGAGTTATACTCCCGCATTATGCACCCTTGAAGGTTGCCGAACAATTCCGTGTGCTTGAAGCGCTCGCACCTGGGCGGATCGATCTCGGGCTTGGTCGCGGTCCCGGTGCCGATCGTCAGACCGCCTATGCCTTGAGACCCGATGCTCTGGATAATCCCGTCTCCATGTCTGCGATGGACAGCTTTCCCGCCAATGTCGAGGACACACTTGCCTTGGTTCGCGGTGAGCCACTCGGTGATGACCATGTCTTCGCCGGAGTTTTCGCACAACCCCGAGGGCCAACGGCACCTCAGCCCTGGATCCTCGGGTCAGGCAAATACTCCGCACGTCTCGCAGGCCATCTCGGGCTGCCCTTCTGCCAAGCGCATTTTTTTGGCAGCGACAGCGAAGCCTCCCAGGCAATCGGCGCGTATCGCGCAGGCTTTCGCGCCTCGCCGACCCTGACAGAACCCCTTGTCGGCATGTGCCTCATTGCTATGGCAGCGCCAACCAGTGCCGAGGCCGAGCGCCTTTTCCTCTCGTATGTCCCCTGGCGTCTCTCGAGAGATGCCGGACGCATGGTGCCGTTGCAGCAGCCCGAACACGCAATCGCAGCGGTTGTCGGCCTTGATCAGGACACGATCCAGCGTCTGCGCAAAACGGCGGTGTTCGGTACCCCCGACGAGGTTTTCGCCAGAATTGCGGGGCTCAAGACCGGTTACGAAATAGACGAGATGGTGATCCTCGCGCCGGCATATGAGCTCTCTGTTCGCATGGCCTCCTATGGCCTAATTGCGGGGATCAATCAAACACAGGCAACAGATGACCGACCGGCTCGGGCGTCCGAATTCTGGCTATGACCGTCCACAAACCATCGGAGACTTCGTGATGATAGAGATCGGCGCCATTCCACCAGCAACCCCCGAGCTGCCGACGATTGATCAAGGCACTTTCTGGCGCACCCTTGGCACACGTGCCACCGGAATGACGATCGTCACAGCCAGGAGCGACGAGGGACCTGTCGGATTTCTCGGCCTGTCTGCGACACACGTGGCGGCCGACCCCGCAACCATGATGGTCTCCATTGATCGCAAAACCAGCGCGCTTGCAGGCGTCCTGTCTCAGAGACACTTTGCAGTCAACTTTCTCGATGCAGCCGCTGCTCATGTCGCGACCGCGTTCGGAGGTAAGTCCGGACTGCAGAATGCCGACCGTTTCGTCGACGACGAATGGGCGACGCTTGCAACCGGCGCCCCAGCCTATTGTCGGGCTCTTGGCGTCTTCGATTGTCTCGTGGAGACCGTTGTTGAGCACGGCAACGTGTCCATCGTTATAGGAAGGGTGGTCGCGGCCTCCTCCCGCGCCGATGGCGAACCCCTCCTTTTTTTCCGCGGCAAGACGATCGAGGGCCTACGCCGGCCAGATTGATTGGCTGGAAGGGCGCCTGACAGACTTTCTGTGTCAAAGTCATGCTGCGGGCTAACTGCCGTGAACGACGTCGGTTGCAGAACTTACTGCGGCATCAGCAGCACTATCGATCTATTTGGTTTCTACTTGCGGACGTTCTGAAAGGGACGATGCAATCCTGCATGATGTGACTATGCAGATTCTAGCAATGACACTCTATCTGCGTGCTGTTCGTTGATTAAAAAAACATCATCGCGATGCAATAAGATGCGCCAAAAGCTTCGGTTCAGCCGGAGTTCATTTTCAGTTTTCACCATGTTTATCAGCAGGAAACGTCGCTACGGTCCTCATACTGCGATGCAGCAAAGCAACATCCTCAAGGGAGGTAGGTAGCGGCTGCGAAGGAGCGCGCGTTTCATGCCAACGAATATGTTTCATCTTGGATGGTTTCTGCAGGGCTCAAGCATTGGTGGCTGGGGCGATAAATGGTCCGGAAATATTGCCAGAGAATGGATGCATCCTGGCGCCTATCTGGATCTCGCTCGTGCGATGGAGCGCGCTTGCTTTGACTATATCCTCATTGAAGACTCGATCTATGTTGGACAAAATTGGCAGGACTCCCGCGAAATATTTCTCACCAATGGCATCAGCGTCCCACGTCAGGAACCCTCTGTCGTTGCAACCCTGATGGCGGCTGCGACCACACGGCTTGGCATTGTTCCGACTTTGTCGACCTTTGCCTACCACCCCTATCTCACCTCTCGGATCGTCGGCACGCTCGACCAGATCTCGCTTGGACGTGGCGGCTGGAATGTGGTGACCGGCAGCTCGGATCTGTCTGCTCAGAACTTCGGAATGGACAAGCTCGCAGACCATGATGAGCGCTATGTCATGGCCGAAGAATACATGCAGATCTGTCAGGGACTCTGGGGGTCCTGGGAGCCGGGGGCGATCGTCGGTGATCGCGACACTGGGGTGCTTATCGATCATAACAAGGTCCATACGATCGATTACAAGGGCAAATACTACGCCTCGCGCGGTCCACTGAATTCCGGCCCTCTCCCCCAGGGCCAACCTGTCATCGCCCAGGCCGGCGGCTCGAAGAGCGGCAAGGGATTTGCCGCGCGCTATGCCGACACCATTGTCGCGGCGCCGAAGGGCGTGGAAGCGATGAAGCAGTATCGCAATGACGTCCGCACCGAGATGGCAGCCATCGGGCGCGACCCGGACAAATGTAAGGTTCTCTTCCTCGTCCAGCCGATTGTGACAGAGACGATGACGGAAGCCGCTGAACGTATAGCCGAGCGCAAGGCCGCATCCGAGAAATACATCGACCAGCGTCTGGCGCGATTCGGCTGGAGCACCAATCTTGACCTTTCTGGCTGCGATCTCGACGCCCCGATCGGCGAATTTACCACCAATGGCCATCAGTCCAGTCTGGCCCAGTTCCTTGCGCGCTCATCCGGCAAGACCCTGCGTGAGGCAATCATCGAGCATACCACCAGCGGCTATTGCGTCGACATGGTCGGCACGCCCGACAGCATTGCTAGCCAGATGGCAGAGGTCATGCAGGAGGTCGGAGGTGACGGTTTTCTCATCGAACAACCGAATGTCAACCGGCGCACGATCGCCTCGATCACCGACGGCCTCGTCCCGGTCTTGCAGCATCGCGGACTGACACGAAAAGCCTACGCGCATGAGCAGCTACGCGACAATCTTCTGGACTTTTAGCATCCGCAGACACGGCTCGATCCGACATCGCCTTCCCCATCTTCATTTCCAGGGAGTTCTCTCATGTCCATGCATTCGAAAACCGTATTGACTGT
Encoded here:
- a CDS encoding MATE family efflux transporter; the protein is MFDRNPCAESVATHFGQTTRLAGPILMGHLSNFAMTTTTLLLFGWLGSASLAAAGLAIRVAVSTNILAGILLVAGVAASGANGGRDAKRVSGFYWNGLYLALALSVLSFAWMTVAPGLLAVLGQPPEVVAEAERILHVLRWGEPANLLRLGLMRTMLPALGMTWILYALTPLSLVLYVVAGFGLVFGFSGLPPMGAIGIPVALVGVTWLTALVMLAAVHCGRSRSLIPFTRIRLSLLRELIRAGLPIGTLQGVDGIFFLIATVVVGQFGAAALAAHQIALNFGTIAYSLAVSFGDAAALRISYRRGALAFQDARVAGFVGVTMGTVSMAAAALVVLAFPNVFIGLFIDINDPGNAATLAASQSLVLFASLFIFADGVYGTGMGVLRGLGDNRYAMLVVIIAYWGIGLPVGAAYHLLVGFGIEEVWLGLATLQGFIGLVLIQRYAKVTRQDPI
- a CDS encoding DMT family transporter, giving the protein MSKQELGSGRTSLHHSEACSGPGQLPSLDASDLASVTAAAMPIVTGHEPVAAIPRFALPLYRPINRLAVLHSQGRQKWIAVPDNMRGSILFILSVVMFCIMMVAIKKIGDGLPLPQILLIRQVILTMILLPLLLGDLSRALSTQYLGRHIVRGLVCLGSQYTYFLALLYLPLADMTALGFSQVIFMTIAAVVILKEKVGWRRWLATMVGFAGVLIMLRPSGGTVDVYSLVAVLSALLLCGVTVSIRLMARTESTETVMLYQSFVLCAAYAVPTFLWWQWPTREEWVLLAVIGIVGTLGQYLFTLAFRVAEASALAPLEFTRLLIAIILGFLVFSEIPEMSTMLGAVIVMGSTIYTVRRNSRPENADRANALNRSGP
- a CDS encoding LysR family transcriptional regulator, with the protein product MSNLSQIYDVDLKLLRCFCTIVEEGSFTAAQSVLNLSQSMLSEYLKSLEIRLGVRLCQRGPKGFKLYHEGEVVYQAAKELFASVENFKQRASNLNDSAGHELIIGVQDHIVDNPRSRIAEAISRLAEYYPNARFKLEVMLGFQMTGHVADGLIHVGIGLTDDHFSQLTFEPLFPETAAIYCGRAHPLFHIRDSDITLQQIESAVYANRGHLEHFHPERIRNAATRGDIGYGAHAHMTLILSGRNIGYLPDHVAQPHVETGRLRVLRQDLTRRVHAIAAVTGPSSSEFKLARRFVDCLIDTHMESIPMTSKLAMVAS
- a CDS encoding NtaA/DmoA family FMN-dependent monooxygenase (This protein belongs to a clade of FMN-dependent monooxygenases, within a broader family of flavin-dependent oxidoreductases, the luciferase-like monooxygenase (LMM) family, some of whose members use coenzyme F420 rather than FMN.); its protein translation is MPKSFHLAWFMNFSVDDWNAPFSAGGKPWDGNFYVDMAKAMERACFDYIMLEDTLMISEAYGHSMEVYLKHALMGPKSDPMPLAALIASKTSNLGVVATMSTMAYPPFMLARLCATVDSISGGRFGWNIVTSGENLAAQNFGMDELPPRQDRYDMADEYVELCKQLWGSWDQDAVVLDRETGTYADFRKVRPLNFVGKYYKCRGPLNCVPGPQGRPTFVQAGGSPRGRQFAAMTADSIIAAASGIEAMKEYRDDIRARAAAGGRDPDEVKVFFIVTPVLAETEAAAKAKLDDYVSSPEYQVKTLASISSVTDIDFSQFELDEELPRLTTNGEQGSLDAFAQWGRGKTLRQLISDRATRGLDGVVGTPDQVAKRLGEVMEAVGGDGFLISSPFQKVSRQYVTEICEGLVPALQRRGLTRTAYTKPTLRETLREF
- a CDS encoding NtaA/DmoA family FMN-dependent monooxygenase (This protein belongs to a clade of FMN-dependent monooxygenases, within a broader family of flavin-dependent oxidoreductases, the luciferase-like monooxygenase (LMM) family, some of whose members use coenzyme F420 rather than FMN.); this encodes MPKRFHLGWFMNFAVSEWNHPFGAGGRPWDGNFYIDMAKAMERACFDYIMLEDTLMISEAYGHSTEVYLKHAIMGPKADPAPMAALIGANTKHLGVVATMSTMAYPPFMLARLCSTLDSISGGRFGWNIVTSGENLAAQNFGMDELPPRQDRYDMADEYVELCKQLWGSWDQDAVVLDRETGTYADFSKVRPIKFVGKYYKCRGPLNCVPGPQGRPTFVQAGGSPRGRQFAAMTADSIIAPSSGVDGIKAYRDDVRARAQAGGRDPDEIKVLFVIAPVLGETEAEAHAKFERISAHPDYIEKVLASISSITDIDFSQFDLDAELPHLTTNGEQGSLDAFAQWGSGKTLRQICMEQVSRGIDGLVGTPDQVADRLGEIMEEVGGDGFLITRPFTTTISRQYILEICEGLVPALQRRGLTRTEYTKSTLRETLREF
- a CDS encoding flavin reductase produces the protein MTQAINEIIPPTTEPDGALTLRLPVEAQDYRNAMAKLAAAVNIITSTGENGWCGFTASAVSSVTDSPPTLLVCIKRTVQAHGTIAASGVLCVNTVAGPQEELAMTFAGSGGNKDMAQRFAGGDWTQLVTGAPVLTGAIVNFDCRVTSVSTIGTHDVFFCEVLAVAGQDTVESGALIYFDRKFHAVA
- the ribB gene encoding 3,4-dihydroxy-2-butanone-4-phosphate synthase, which produces MTPEFQRTKTRPDGTVASAAEIIEEARQGRMFILVDDEDRENEGDIIIPACFADADVINFMARNACGLICLAITRERAEALALPPMAPVTTAPLKTAFTVSIEARQGVTTGISSHDRAHTIAVAIDPEAGPSDLVMPGHVFPIVARDGGTITRPGHTEAAVDVARLAGLPPSGVICEVMNEDGTMARLPDLMTFARRHGMKVGTIADLIAHRFAIGDHPFPDAGAATCHAAMR